In Candidatus Methanomethylophilus alvi Mx1201, a genomic segment contains:
- a CDS encoding FumA C-terminus/TtdB family hydratase beta subunit, producing MPYGKPSRGRQHRVLGDPPRKCQDNRFRCHVLPGGGPLISLTAPLSEKTVRDLSLGDVVYINGPVVTGRDDVHIRALEYLDEGKPVPNCLEGAVVYHCGPIMRKMDSGRYSVVAAGPTTSARMNSLEPRFIREFGIRAIIGKGGMSQEVAEAMKEVGCVYLAATGGAAVSLAEGLSTVTGSEWEDLGMPETMWKFETNRLGPLVVAMDSKGNSLYEQVRNGLKREY from the coding sequence ATGCCATACGGCAAGCCTTCCCGTGGCCGTCAACATAGGGTGCTGGGCGACCCGCCGCGCAAGTGCCAGGATAACCGATTCCGATGTCACGTACTCCCAGGGGGCGGTCCTCTGATATCACTTACGGCCCCTCTCTCGGAGAAAACGGTGAGAGACCTGTCCCTCGGCGACGTCGTATATATCAACGGACCGGTGGTTACAGGCAGGGACGACGTCCACATCCGTGCCTTGGAATATCTGGACGAGGGGAAGCCGGTCCCCAACTGCCTCGAGGGTGCGGTGGTGTACCACTGCGGTCCGATAATGAGGAAGATGGACAGCGGCCGTTACTCCGTGGTGGCGGCCGGTCCGACCACGAGTGCCAGGATGAACTCCCTCGAACCGCGTTTCATCAGGGAGTTCGGGATCCGCGCCATAATCGGGAAGGGCGGGATGTCTCAGGAGGTCGCAGAGGCCATGAAGGAGGTCGGCTGCGTCTATCTCGCCGCCACCGGAGGGGCCGCAGTGTCCCTCGCCGAGGGCCTGTCCACCGTCACCGGTTCCGAATGGGAGGATCTGGGTATGCCGGAGACCATGTGGAAGTTCGAGACTAACAGGCTCGGACCGCTGGTCGTGGCCATGGATTCCAAAGGCAACAGTCTGTACGAACAGGTCAGGAACGGCCTGAAAAGAGAATACTGA
- a CDS encoding fumarate hydratase: MVVKLPETTEKVVENLLRLANTKIPEDIGWALEAAAEWETNKTAYSQIGAILDNIRKAEHLGKPMCQDTGIPIFYVRGKFDSSISKDIAQAVENCTRNIPMRPNTVDPFTRKNNGNNLGDGMPCIHYIPTDDDFTEISVMLKGAGSENMTKLRMLNPADGMEGVKKFIIDSVLDAGGRPCPPGIVGVGVGGTADECVAMAKRALMEPLDHEDPDPFIKDLEEELFVKLNSSGLGPMGLGGNTTVLGVKVRKAACHTASLPVAVNIGCWATRRASARITDSDVTYSQGAVL, translated from the coding sequence ATGGTCGTAAAACTTCCGGAGACCACGGAGAAGGTGGTCGAGAATCTGTTGCGTCTGGCGAACACGAAGATCCCCGAGGACATCGGGTGGGCCTTAGAGGCCGCCGCCGAATGGGAGACCAATAAAACGGCATATTCCCAGATCGGGGCGATATTGGACAACATCAGGAAGGCCGAGCATCTGGGGAAGCCGATGTGCCAGGATACCGGGATACCGATATTCTACGTCCGCGGGAAGTTCGACTCCTCCATCTCCAAGGACATAGCGCAGGCGGTCGAGAACTGTACCAGGAACATACCCATGAGGCCCAACACCGTGGACCCGTTCACCAGGAAGAACAACGGCAACAACCTGGGGGACGGCATGCCGTGCATCCATTACATACCGACCGATGACGACTTCACGGAGATATCTGTGATGCTGAAAGGCGCCGGTTCCGAGAACATGACCAAACTCAGGATGCTCAATCCCGCCGACGGGATGGAGGGTGTGAAGAAGTTCATCATAGACTCCGTCCTCGACGCCGGGGGCCGTCCGTGCCCTCCCGGGATTGTCGGTGTAGGGGTGGGCGGTACCGCCGACGAGTGTGTCGCAATGGCCAAGAGGGCCCTCATGGAGCCTTTGGACCACGAGGATCCGGATCCGTTCATAAAGGATCTGGAGGAGGAGCTGTTCGTGAAACTGAACTCCAGCGGTCTCGGACCCATGGGTCTCGGCGGCAACACCACCGTACTGGGCGTGAAGGTACGGAAGGCCGCATGCCATACGGCAAGCCTTCCCGTGGCCGTCAACATAGGGTGCTGGGCGACCCGCCGCGCAAGTGCCAGGATAACCGATTCCGATGTCACGTACTCCCAGGGGGCGGTCCTCTGA
- a CDS encoding 60S ribosomal export protein NMD3 produces MNGFCVECGKEVDKTVHGLCMECFLRDRTLVTLPDHVDLLTCTNCGQFYWHGDWQSMVEEKAAVTAAKEALTCIKEGKVVSVDPSVSYLDDYNISVTLGCRVQIEDIVADALATTIVRIKNAVCKICSRRLGNYYEAILQIRTSEKTLSKDLQDEVLARVEKVVDDAMATDDNVFITKMEIVPGGVDVYLSLIALGRALVKDLGDMYCAETNESAKLVGQTRDGLDMYRVNYLVRLPEFHIGDIVIFRKRYYLLSRVSNQGGKLVSLDGFREMSVKRQDMPEIKVYCKAADIGTADVITVSDGEVQVMDPSNYSMVDLLIPKGAEIGEKVRVIRIEEVLYFVP; encoded by the coding sequence GTGAACGGATTCTGCGTGGAATGCGGGAAGGAGGTGGACAAGACAGTCCACGGCCTCTGCATGGAGTGCTTCCTCAGGGACAGGACCCTGGTCACCCTGCCCGACCACGTGGACCTTCTCACATGTACCAATTGCGGGCAGTTCTATTGGCACGGGGACTGGCAGTCCATGGTGGAGGAGAAGGCAGCCGTCACCGCAGCGAAGGAGGCCTTGACCTGCATAAAGGAGGGAAAGGTCGTTTCGGTGGACCCTTCCGTGTCATATCTGGACGATTACAACATCTCGGTCACACTCGGATGCCGTGTGCAGATCGAGGACATCGTGGCGGACGCCCTCGCCACGACCATCGTCCGTATCAAGAACGCCGTATGCAAGATATGTTCCAGACGTCTCGGGAACTACTACGAGGCCATCCTGCAGATAAGGACCTCCGAGAAGACGCTTTCCAAGGACCTGCAGGACGAGGTCCTGGCACGTGTGGAGAAGGTCGTGGACGACGCCATGGCCACGGACGATAACGTGTTCATAACCAAGATGGAGATCGTACCGGGAGGAGTGGACGTGTACCTGTCCCTCATCGCCCTCGGGAGGGCGTTGGTGAAGGACCTTGGAGACATGTACTGCGCCGAGACGAACGAGTCCGCCAAACTGGTCGGTCAGACGAGGGACGGGTTGGACATGTACCGCGTCAACTACCTCGTCCGTCTTCCCGAGTTCCATATCGGGGACATAGTCATCTTCAGGAAACGCTACTATCTCCTCTCCCGCGTCTCTAACCAGGGCGGAAAACTGGTCTCCTTGGACGGGTTCAGGGAGATGTCGGTGAAACGTCAGGACATGCCGGAGATAAAGGTCTACTGCAAGGCGGCGGATATCGGTACGGCCGACGTCATCACCGTATCCGACGGCGAGGTCCAGGTCATGGACCCCTCCAACTACTCCATGGTGGACCTGCTTATACCCAAGGGTGCCGAGATCGGCGAGAAGGTACGCGTCATCAGGATCGAGGAGGTCCTTTATTTCGTGCCGTGA
- a CDS encoding DUF424 domain-containing protein, with the protein MAGNFYFKAHRHPEEVILAVCDEEILGQTFSEGDLRITVGEGFYGGDIIEEEELRTRLGTFTIINLVGNRVVDLAIAEGIVDPDAVMVIGGVKHAQAVTL; encoded by the coding sequence ATGGCAGGAAATTTCTATTTCAAGGCCCACAGGCATCCCGAAGAGGTCATACTCGCCGTCTGCGACGAGGAGATCCTGGGTCAGACGTTCTCCGAAGGAGACCTTCGCATAACCGTGGGGGAGGGCTTCTACGGAGGGGACATCATCGAGGAGGAGGAGCTCAGGACCCGTCTCGGTACGTTCACCATCATAAATCTCGTCGGGAACAGGGTCGTAGACCTTGCCATAGCCGAGGGCATAGTGGACCCGGACGCCGTGATGGTGATCGGAGGGGTCAAGCACGCACAGGCGGTGACCCTGTGA